CGATAGATAAGTCAAGCTGCATACCGAATGTCAATTCGTCAAAACAAAAGTTTCTGATTTCGCTTTTTACTTTGTTTATCTTCGGTATGACAATCGCCGCGGCGCTTTATTTTGCGGACAGAATGTCGTTTATGCTCCGTCAGCATAACGTTGCTGTTTCGGCAGTGATAACAGGCGACCTTATCCATTTGCAGGTGCAGTTTATGATGGCTCTGTTTTCGCTCAATGTCATAAGCGTTGTTATCCTGATTTTGGGGTATCAGTACACAGCATACAAAAGTTTTATCGGCGAACTTGATGCGGTGACGAATGTTATGGGACGAAGACTGTTTTTAAACTGCTGTGAAAGAGCGCAGAGCGGCGCGGATTTGCAGACACGCGGAGAGGGCTGGTTTTTGTTCCTCGATGTTGACAATTTTAAAACGGTTAACGACACGCTGGGTCACACCGTGGGCGACGGTGTTTTGAAGAAAGTTGCATTTATTTTGAAAAATACATTCGGCGGCTTCGGAATAGTCGGACGTATGGGCGGTGACGAGTTTGCGGTTATGATAGATAAAAAAACGTTCAGCGATGAAGAAATAAAAAAACTGACGGACGGATTTTTGTCGGAAATATCGGGAATAATTGACGCACCGTTAAAGGTTAGCTGCAGTATAGGAGCGTGCAGATTTTCGTTCCCGGCGGATATTGCGGTTTTGATGAATAAGACCGATGCGTATTTGTATCGGGCAAAGGAAAAAGGACGCGCCTGCTGTGTTATAGGCTCAATGTCCGATTAGAATTTGATTAAGGCGGAGTTTATGCAAATTAAAAAGGAAGAAAAATTGAAAATTCTGATTTTTTCGATATGTTCGTTTGTTGTGATTTTTATAGGCGTTATATGCGGTTTTTCGCTTAATAACCTTAAAAACGACAGTAAAAAACTTCCCGACGAGCTGAAGAAAAACACAAATATTTTGCTTATTTTTTTGGACGAAGGCAAAAAAGAGGCAGACGGAATTTTTGCGGTGTCGTTAGACCCAAAAAATAACAAAATAGATCTTGACGATATACCGCGCACTGCAAAAACGGTGTATGACGGTGCGGATGACACATTTCGGGGCATATATTCCGAAAACGGCGCAGAGGCGCTCAAAGAGTGCGTCGGAAAAGAAAAAAATATTAAATTTGACAAATACATTTGCCTTGACAGGGATTTGCTTGAAAAAACGGTAAACACAACAGGTGATATTGCGGTTGATTTTAAAGGCGCGGTGTCGTTTTCACAAAACGGCGAGAGTTTTTCGTTTGAAAAGGGCGAGTGTTTGCTTAATCCCGTGCAGTTTGCGCTCTGTTTTGCGTATCTTTGCAGGGACGGAGCGAAAAAAGATAACAAGCCGGAATTGCTGAAATCGTTTTTCAAGCGTCTTTCCGGTGCGGATTTTGCGCCTTGGCAGCAAAAGGAATTTTTAAACATTGTAAAGCAGTCGAAAACCGACATTGCAAGTTACGATTTTGACGATTTGGCAAAGATTTTCTCGTCGATGGATAATGCCGAAATAACGGTGAAACAATAAAAAAGGCAGGACGAAAATGCCGTCCTGCCGATTTATAACTTAACAGCAGCAGTTGTCGTCATTTGAAAAAAGCAGCCAGATTACAACGATTGCACCGATTATAATCCAGATGTTGTTTCCCGAAAAAATGCCGTTGTTTCTGCAGCACGGATCGGGAGGACAAGGCGGCGGACATTTAGGTTCGCACGTATTGCAGCAATCAATCATATTATACCTCCGAAATTACCTTTAAATTACTGACAGCAGGGTGTGTTGTCCTCGCCGCAGTTTATGAACAACAAAAGAATGAGTATCAAGAACCACAATGCGGTACTGCTGTTTTCGCAGCAGCCGCCGTTACCGAAACCGAACATTAACGCGCACCTCCTTATTTTTGGAATTTTTCTGCGTTTAAATTATCAATCGCAGCAGCCGAAGAGAAGCAGGAACACCAAAATGAAAAACAACATACCGTCGTTTCCGTTAAAAAGGTTTTGGCAGCAGCCTCTTGTCATAGTCAACACCTCCAAGATTACAATTTCTGTGTTTGCTTTAGCCGGGTGGCTTAATATATACTATGTAAAATATGAAAAATGTGTGAAGATAAGGAGCGAAAAAAATGAAAGCGGTTATTTTGACAATTTCTGCAGGCGGCGGTCATAATACGGCGGCAAAAGCCATTAACGAGTGCTTTTCCGAGCGCAGTATTGAAACCGTCACAATCGATGCGTATAAGTATTTTAACAAGTATTTAAGTGACGTTGTTGAAAACGGCTATCTTTTTTCAACAAAATACGTTCCCAAGCTGTACGGCAAGTTTTACCGTATGGCGGAAAAAAAGTCGGATACCGACATAAAAATGAAAATGGGTGCGTTCGGCACAGCGCTGGTACTGCGCAAATTCGCGCGCTTTATCGCGGCGCAGAATGCCGACGTCATCATTGCAACGCACATTTTTGCGGGCGAGCTTTTGACGATACTGCGCGAAAAGGGTATCCTTGACGAAAGCGTGAAAACGGTCGGCATTGTGACGGATTTTACCGTCCACCCGTTTTGGGAGGAAACAAATCTCGATTATTATGTCACCGCGTCTGAGCTTTTGAATTATCAGATGGTTAAAAAGGGTATTCCCGAAGAAAAAATATTGCCGTTCGGTATTCCCGTTCACCCGAAATTTTCAAAGAAAATTTCAAAGCACGAGGCGAGGGGACTTCTCGGCGTGCCGAACAAGGACACTGTTTTTGTAATAGCAGGCTCTATGGGCTTCGGCGATGTTGCGCACCATATAAAAAATCTCGATAAATCGGGACACGATTTTCAGATTATCGCGGTTTGCGGAAACAACAAAAAGTTAAAAGCGCATCTTGAAAAAATGAAAGATAAAATGAACAAAGATATGTTTGTTTACGGTTTTGTGAACAATGTTGACGTTATTATGGACGCCGCCGACTGTATCGTTACAAAGCCCGGCGGACTTACCGTGTCCGAGGCGCTGGCAAAGAAAATGCACCTTATTTTGATTGACCCTATTCCCGGACAGGAAGACAGAAATTCGGAATTTCTGCTCAACTGCGGTGTTGCAATAAAGGTTTCCGAAACGTTCCCCGTTGACGAGGCGGTGCATTTGTTCTACGACAACAAAATCAAAACCGAGTATTACGACAGAATTATAGACGCGGTTGCAAAGCCCGACGCAGGTATGAAATTAGGTGAATTTGTTGAAAAGGTATGCCGTAAAGATTGATTTGCCGGCGGAGATTGAATATGTTATAACGTCGCTCGAAAAGGGTGGTTTTGAGGCTTACACCGCAGGCGGTTCGGTGCGCGATTTTCTTTTAAAACGCGCCGTTTCGGACTATGACGTTACTACAAACGCAGAGCCGTGCGATGTGCACAAAATTTTTAGAAAGTGCTTTGACACCGGGATAAAACACGGCACGGTGACAGTAATCAGCGGAAAATATCACGTTGAAATTACAACATACAGGGTTGACGGCGATTATGTGGCGCACCGAAAACCCGAAAGCGTGCATTTTTCAAAAAAACTTTCGGACGATTTGTCGCGCCGCGATTTTACGGTTAACGCGCTCGTTTACAACCCGAATGAGGGAATTTTGGATTTTTTCGGCGGAACGGACGATATTAAAAATAAAACAATCCGTGCGGTGGGCGACGGCGAAAAACGTTTTTTTGAGGACGCACTGCGGATTATCCGCGCCGTGCGTTTTGCGTGCGTTCTGGGGTTTGAAATCGAGCCGAAAACCTTTTGCGCAATGAAAAACAATGCAAAATATTTGTCCGACATAAGCTGTGAGCGTATAAGAGAGGAATTTACAAAAATTTTGTGCGCAAAAAATCTCGGTGCGCTTGCCGTATCGGCGCAAAACGGCATTTTCGACAGGATTTTCCCCGATATAAAAAGCATTGAAAATTTTGAAAAAATTTCCCGTTCGGACGGCGGTTACTGCGTTAAATGGGCGCTTTTTATTTATTATATGAACAAAAACGGCGCCGATGAAATTTTGGCAAAATATAAGTTTTCCAACGCTGAAAAACATAAAATAAAGTTTCTGATAAACTCGGCAGAAGTTAATTTTACGCAAAACCGCGCGGATATAAAGCGTTTTTTGCAAAAAGGCGATATATATTTAAATGAAACGGAAATTTTCCTTACCGCAATCGGAAAGTTTTATCCTGCCGATATAATCTCCGACATCATAAATTCGTGCGAGCCGTACAAGCTTTGTATGCTTAAAACGGACGGCGCGCAGATTAAAAATTATGCGAAAAAGAGCGAAGATACGGGGAAAATTTTGAATTATCTTTTGGATTTTGTTATAGAAAATCCGCATAATAACACAAAAGAAAGGCTGTTTGAAAAGGCGGAAAAATTTTATGATAATTAAAGCATATGCAAAAATAAATCTCGGTCTGGACGTTGTGCGAAAGCGCGCGGACGGCTATCACGACGTAAAAATGATTATGCAGACGATTGACGTTTTCGACACGCTTGACATAAAACTCGGTATTGAAAACGGCGAAAACACCGTAAGTTTGGGCGGTTTGGGTAAAATATCCGTTGTTTGCGGTGACGAAAATGTGCCGTGCGGCGAAACAAATCTTGTTTGCAAATCGGCAAAAGCATTTTTGGAATACACGGGCAAAAAAGCCGATATTTCGGTGAAAATCGAAAAAAACATTCCCGTCGGCGCGGGTCTTGCCGGCGGAAGTACCGACGCGGCAGCGGTTCTTCGCGCGTTAAACGTTTTGCTTAAAACCGATTTGTCCGATACAGAACTTATGAAAATCGCGAAAAACATCGGCGCGGACGTGCCGTTCTGCGTTGTCGGAAATACATATCTTGCCGAGGGAATAGGCGAAATTTTAACACCCGTCAAAAGCAATATTAAGTTTGATATTTTGCTTGTTAAACCGCCGTTTTCGGTGTCTACGCCGTCGGTTTACAAGTCGCTTGTGCTTGATGAAAATACAACGCATCCCGACATAGACAAAATTAAAAATGCGCTTGAGGACGGAAATGTTTCGGTAATTTATGAAAATTTAGGCAACACGCTTGAGGACGTGACGCTTAAAATGTACGGCGAAGTCGGGAAAATAAAGGAAAATTTAAAAAATCTCGGTGCGAGCGCAGTGCTTATGAGCGGTTCGGGACCGAGCGTTTTCGCAATTTTCGGCGACAGGCAAAAACTTGACGGCGCATATAAAATTATGAAAGAAAAGTACAAACAAACATATTTGACATCAACTATAAACAATGTATAAATTTTAAAAAATTGCCGATAATCATAGTGTAAATTCATTTTTCGGAGGTTATAAAATGAAAAAATTTATACCCGTTGTGATTATCGGTTTTATTATAACTATGGCGGTATCGTCATATTTCGGCAAGGTTGAGTCGGCGCTTTCAGACAATGTTTTGCGTTTGCACGTTATTGCAAACAGCGACTCCGACGCCGACCAGGAGCTGAAATTAAAGGTGCGCGACAAAATTTTGCAGTCGAGCGGAGGGGTTTTTGCAAAGGACTGCAATATTGCCGAGGCGAAAGAAACGGTTAAGGCGAATATTGCCGAAATTGAGAAAACCGCGCGTGAAACGGTTGCTGAAAACGGCTGCGATTATCCCGTGAAAGTGACGTTCGGCAAAAGCGATTTTCCCACAAAAGCATACGGAAAAGTGACGCTTCCTGCCGGAACGTATGAGGCGCTGAAAGTTGAAATAGGCGAGGCAAAAGGTAAAAACTGGTGGTGCGTTATGTTCCCTCCGCTTTGTTTTGTAGATGCAAGCAGTCCCGAAATGAGCGCCGATGCTATGGCGGTTTTGAAAGAAAACTTGACCGACGACGAATACGCGCTCGTTACAAATTCCGACAATGCAGGCGTTGAGATAAAGTTTAAGGCATACGAAATCTGGCAGAACGGCAAAAACAAAGTTAAACTTATGCTGAAATAGGGACGGCTAAAACCGTCCCTTTTAAGTGAGAAAGTATATTTAGTATTTAATACTAAATATACTTGACAAAACGATAATTATATGCTATATTGATGACTATAATAATAACAGGAGATGTTTTTATGCAGACAAGGGTGAATAATCAAACGCTCGGCGAGGAAATAGCAAATGCAATATCACACGGAATAGGCGAGCTTTTGTCCATCGCCGGCGCGGCGGTGGCGATTGTGTACGCTTGTTTTGTGAGCGACGCAATAGGCATTGTTTCGGCGTCGATATACGGCTTTTCGCTTATTCTTCTTTATGCCGTTTCGACAATTTATCATTCGCTGGCAAATAATCGGGCAAAAGCGGTTTTCAGAGTTTTGGACCATTGTTCGATTTTTGTGCTGATTTTGGGTACGGATACGCCGGTTTATCTGTCGCTTATCCGCGGTGCGCTCGGCTGGACGCTTTTCGGAATAACCGCATTTTTAACCGCGCTCGGAATTGTTCTCAACAGTATAAACATCAAAAAATTCACTAAAATTTCTATGGTTTTGTACGTTCTTATGGGCTGGCTTGTGGTTATCGCATTCGGGAAAATGCTTAAAATTGTGCCGTCCGAAGGCATTGCACTTTTGGTGAGCGGAGGAATTTGCTATACAATAGGAATTATATTCTACAAAATGAAGAAAACAAGGTTTATGCACTCGGTTTGGCACCTCTTTGTGCTTGGCGGAAGCGTGCTTCATTACTTCTTTGTTTTGTTCTATGCACTTCCGATAAAATAATTTGAAAAATATTGTAAAAAATGTTTGACAAAGCGTATGTTTTGTGTTACAATATTACGGTAACCGCATAGAATGGGTCTTAATCTGCGCATTTGCAGAACCTTATTTTTAGCGAGAAAACATAAGGAGGTGCATATTTTATGTACGCTGTTATATTAACCGGCGGAAAACAGTATAAAGTTTCGGAGGGCGACGTTGTTTTCATTGAGAAACTCGAGGCTAACGAAGGCGATACTGTTAAATTCGACAAAGTTCTTTGCGTTTCGGGCGATAACACAGTTATCGGCACACCTGTTGTTGAGGGCGCAAGCGTTGACGCAACTGTTGTGAAAAACGGCAAAGCAAAGAAAATCATTGTGTTTAAGTATAAACCCAAAAAAGGTTCTAAAACCAAACAGGGTCACAGACAGCCTTATACAAAGGTTAAAATTGAAAAAATCAATGCGTAATGACGAATATTAAAATTTATCGCGACAAAAATAAGAACATAGTTAAGGCAGAGTTTGACGGACACGCTCTTTTCTCAAACGAAAATGACATTGTGTGTGCGGCGCTTTCCGCAGTGAGCTATCTTACCGCAAACGGTATTGAAAACGTTGCAAAAGTTAATATCGGCTATGAAACGGGCGACGGATATTTATACTTTGTTCTCCCGCGCGATATTGATGAAGATAAGCGTAAAAAAGCCAATGTGCTTTTGGAAAGTATGTACTTATTTTTAACCGATTTGCAAAAACAGTATTCCGATTGTATCAGTATTTCTGATTTGGAGGTGTAACTAATGTTTAAATTAAATCTTGAATTGTTCGCTCATAAAAAAGGTGTCGGCAGCACAAAGAACGGCCGTGACAGTGAGTCCAAAAGACTCGGCGTTAAAAGAGGCGACGGTCAGTTTGTATTGTCGGGCAACATCTTGGTTAGACAGAGAGGAACTAAAATTCATCCCGGTATAAACGTTAAAAAGGGCAGTGATGACACTCTTTTTGCTGTTGTTGACGGCAAAGTTAAATTTGAAAGAGTCGGCAAAGACAAAAAGCAGGTTAGTGTTTACGAAATTGCCGAATAATGAATTTTTAGGATTTGAAGGGGTTGGTTGCTTAAAGCCAACCCTTTTATTGTTTGATATGGAATAATTTTACACCAATCGGAATTTTTAAAAAGGAGGCATTTTGTATGCTGGCAGATACGGCTACAATTTATATAGAAGCCGGAAACGGCGGAAACGGGCTTGTTTCGTTTCACAGAGAAAAATACGTTGCGGCAGGCGGTCCCGACGGCGGTGACGGCGGAAACGGCGGCGACGTTATACTGGAGGTTGACGATAAGGTGAGCACCCTTGCCGACTTCCGCTACAGAAAGCAGTATAAAGCACAGAACGGCGGTGACGGAAAAGCGGCGAGATGTTCGGGTAAAAACGGCGAAGATTTAGTTGTCACCGTGCCGATAGGAACGCTTGTAAAGGACGCAAATACCGACAGAATTATTGCCGATTTGAACAAACTCGGACAGAGAATGATTATCGCAAAAGGCGGCAGCGGCGGCTGGGGAAACAGTCACTTTGCAACGCCGACACGTCAAATTCCGCGTTTTGCAAAAAGCGGAACGGACGGCGAAAAACGCGAAATCAAACTTGAATTAAAGCTTCTTGCCGACGTCGGTCTTGTGGGATTTCCGAATGTGGGAAAATCCACGCTTTTATCTGTGGTGAGCGACGCGCGCCCCAAAATTGCAAACTATCATTTCACCACGCTCGAGCCTAATCTCGGCGTTGTAGACCTCGGCGCAGGCAACAGCTTTGTTATGGCTGACATTCCCGGAATTATCGAGGGTGCGAGCGAGGGAATAGGACTTGGACACGAATTTTTAAAACACGTTGAGCGAACAAGACTTCTCATTCACGTTGTGGACGCGTCGGGCATTGAGGGCAGAAATCCTATTGAAGATTTTGACAAAATCAACGACGAAATAAAAAAATATAATCCCAAACTTGCCGAGAAAAAACAGATTGTGGCGGCAAACAAAAAGGATATTGTTTTTGACGAAAGCATTTACAGCGGTTTTTGTGACGAAATGAAAAAACGCGGTTATGAGGTTTTTGAAATTTCGGCGGCAACAAAGCTTAACGTGGACAAGCTTTTGAAATACACATCGGGACTTTTGGACACAATCCCGATGCCGATACTTGCCGAGGACGACTCGGACGAAGAAAAAATCATAAAATTTGAAGAGGACGAGCCGTTCACCGTGCGCCGTGAAAACGATACCTTTATCGTGGAGGGCGAATGGGTGAAACGTCTTATCGGATCAACAAATTTTGCCGACAACGAATCTTTGCAGTATTTCCAGCGCTCTCTGCGCAAGAAAGGCGTTATAAAAGCGCTTGAGGCAAAGGGTATAAACGAGGGAAATCCCGTGAAAATTTACGACATTGAATTTGATTATGTAAGATAATATATCTTGACATAAGGTGTCGGAATTTAGTATAATATAATTTGCAGTATTTTGTATTTGATGTTTGAGGAGATTAACTTAATGATAACAAGCAAGCAGAGGGCATATTTACGCGGACTTGCAAACAAAATTACGCCTATTTTCCAAATCGGCAAGGGCGGAATTAACGAAAATATGCTGAAACAGGTTGACGATGCGCTGGAAAAGCGCGAGCTTATAAAATTTCACGTTTTGGAAAATTCTTTAATGGATACGCGTGAGGCGTGCGGTGAAATTGCTGACGCGCTCGGCGCAGAACCCGTTATTGTGATAGGCTCGAAATTCGTTTTATACCGCGAGTCGAAAGACTATAAAGAAATTATTTTGCCAAGATAGGCGTCGGGAAGGGTATAAATGGCTGAAAAAATTGGAATTATGGGCGGAACGTTTGATCCCGTGCATATCGGTCATATGGTTATGGCATCGTTTGCTGCGGACGAATTTTGTCTTGACAGGGTGATTTTCGTTCCGAACGGAAATCCTCCGCACAAAAAAGCATTCGGCGATAAAATGTACCGTTTCGATATGACGTGCCTTGCGGTGTCGGGTGACAAACGCTTTTCGGTCAGCGACTTTGAAATTTCAAAGAAAGGCTATTCCTATGCCGTCGATACGGTTTCGCATTTTGCCGAAAACGGCGATAAGATTTACTTTATAATCGGCGCGGATTCTTTTTACGATCTTGTGTCCTGGTACGATTTTGAAAATCTTGTAAAAAAATGCGCATTTATCGCCTTTGACCGCAAAAGTTCGGGCGGTAAAAACATAAAACACGAAAATATTGTTTCTGATATTGAGAATTTCAACAAAAAATACGGTGCAGAGGTTTATTACGCGAAAATGCCGTTTATAGATGTTTCGTCCACGATGATAAGACAGCGCGTTTCAGAGGGAAAAAGCATAAAATACTTAACGTGCGAAAGCGTGGAAAAATATATTTATCAACATAATCTTTACAGTGAAAAGGAAGAATAAACATATGGATATAAACTCAATACGGACAAAGCTTCAGAGTATGCTTTTGGAAAAACGCTTCAATCATTCGCTGATGGTGTGCGAAACGGCGAAAGAGCTTGCGAGAATGTACGGCGCAGATGAAAAAAAAGCCGAAATTGCAGGACTTTTGCACGACTGCGCGAAAAACTTTTCAAAAGACGAAATGTTTTCACTGTGCGAAAAATATGCCATTAAGCTGGACGAGGTGACAAAAAAACAGGTCGGCTTAATCCACGCGTTTCTCGGCGCGGAGGTTGCAAAAGATTTGTTCGGCATTGATGATGACGAAATATACGACGCAATTTTCTATCACACTGTCGGGAAACCCGATATGAGTCTGCTTACCAAGATTATATACATAGCGGACGCAATCGAGCCTCTCCGAAATTACGACGGTGTGGAGCATTTGAGAGAACTTGCGCACTCTGACCTTGACAAAGCGCTGGTTTATCAGATTGACATAACCATAAAATCGGTACTCAAAAAAGGCTCGCTTCTTCACCTTAACACTGTTGATACGAGAAATTATTATTTAAGCAGGTGATTTTGATTGTCTAAATCGATAAAAACATACTGGAAAAATACGCTGTCGTTCACACTCATTCTTGCGCTTATCGCAACGGGCGGTTTCGGATTTTTCTGGTCTAAAATGATATACGGTGTCCGCGCAAGCGGCAAAAACAATCTTACAAACGAAAATATTTGCGTAAATTCACTTATTCTGGGCGTTGACAAAGAGGGTTACAGAACGGACGTTATAATTTTTGCCCAGCTTAATCTGGCGAACAATACGCTCAATATGATACAAATTCCGCGCGACACTTATGTCGCAACCAACAAGCTTGACCACAAAATCAACTCCTCCTACATTTCGTTTACAAACGGCAAGATTACGCCGAAAGTTGAGAACGTTTACAACTCGGTTGAGGAGGTTTTGGGACTTAAAGCGGACAATTACATTCTTGTTGACATAAACGGTTTCAGAAACATAATCGACGCAATCGGCGGTGTTGAGTTTGACGTTCCGATAAGAATGTTTTATAACGACCCCGAGCAGAATTTGCATATCGACCTTCAAAAGGGAAAACAGCTTTTGAACGGCAAAAAAGCGGAAATGCTGGTTCGTTTCAGACAGAACGACGACCATACGGGTTATCCGCGCGCCGACCTTGACCGAAACGAAGTGCAGAGAAAGTTTATCTATGCGGTTATCGACAAGGTTTTTGACATAACGAATTTCTCGAAATTGCCCGAACTTGTCGCAAGTGTTACGTCGAGCGTTAAAACGAGCTTTGACAGTAACAAAATTTTGCAGTATTCCACAATCGCGCTGTCCGTTCCGCGCGAAAACATAAATATTATGGGTATTGAGGGCGTTGCGGAAAACCGCCCGTACGGCTCGTATTTTGTGGCTAACAAGACGCTCAACAAAGAACTTGTGAGCAAGTATTTTATAGACGGTTCGGACTCGGCTTTGAGCGGTGTTGAGGTTTCAAGACGAAATCTTCTTATGTCGGACGATGCGGAAAACACCGAACAGGTGGATATGACGCTTTCCGACGCAAGCTTTATTGAGAAAAAACTTGCAACTGTTGAAATTATAGACGGTTCAAACGGCAAAAAAGACGCATCAAGCATAAAATCCGCTCTTGAAAGCAAGGGATACCGCGTGAGGGATGTTCATTCGACAGGCAGTGTCAAATACAGCGAAACGAAAGTCATTGCTAAAAAATCGTCCAAAAACGTTAATACCGTCTGCAAAATCATAGGCGAGGAAAAATTTGTTGTAAATGAGTCCAAAACGGACGGTGCGGATATTTTAATCGTGCTCGGCTCATAAAAAATTACCGGGTGCACAAAATTACGGAAGGAAGAAAATATGGAGTCAAAAGAATTGATGCTTAAAGCCGTTACAATTTTGGACGGCAAAAAGGCAAGAAATATAAAAGTTTTAAACATTTCGCCCCTTACCACCATTGCAGATTATTTCGTGGTATGTTCGGGCGGTTCCACAACGCAGATAAAGGCGCTTTCCGACGCTTTGGAGGAGGAGCTTGAAAAAATAAGTGTTCACTTTATCGGCAAAGAGGGATTTAACTCGGCAAATTGGATTTTGATGGATTACGGCAGTGTGGTTATTCACATTTTCTCCGAGGAAATGCGTGAATTTTATTCAATCGAGCATCTTTGGTCGGACGCAGAAGAAGTTGACATTTCGCCGTATATCATTGATGAAAACTAATTCTTATTTAAGAAGGGAATGACATAAAAATGCAGTACAATGCTTCTGAAATTGAGAAAAAATGGCAAAAAATCTGGGACGAAAACGAAACCTACAAGGCAGGCACCGATATGTCCAAGCCAAAGTTTTACGGTCTTGTTGAATTTCCTTATCCGTCGGGACACGGACTTCACGTCGGCCACCCGCGCGGATACACCGCGATTGATATAATCTGCCGTAAAAAACGTATGGAGGGTTATAACGTCCTTTTCCCGATGGGCTGGGACGCTTTCGGACTTCCCACCGAGAACTATGCCATTAAAAATAAAATCCACCCGAAAATCGTTACCGAAAACAATATTGCAAACTTTAAGCGTCAGCTTAAAATGCTTGGTTTTTCGTTCGACTGGTCGAAAGAAGTTAACACCACCGACCCGAATTATTACAAATGGACGCAGTGGATTTTTCTTCAGCTTTTCAAGCACGGTCTTGCATATAAAACAAAAATGCCTATCAACTACTGCACAGGCTGTAAGGTAGGTCTTGCAAACGAGGAGGTTGTAAACGGCGTTTGCGAAAGATGCGGAAGTGAGGTTATCCAGAAAGAAAAAAGCCAGTGGATGCTCAAAATCACCGAGTATGCACAGCGCCTTATCGACGATTTGGACGGCCTTGATTATATAGAAAAGGTTAAAATTCAGCAGAAAAACTGGATCGGACGTTCCGAGGGCGCGGAGGTTGATTTTGCAATCGACGGCTGCGACGACAAAATAAGAGTTTACACCACACGCTGTGATACTTTGTTCGGCGCTACATATATGGTTTTGTCGCCAGAACACCCGTATATTGAAAAATATAAAGACAAAATTAAAAATATGGACGCTGTTAAAGAATATCAAGCTGCGGCGGCGAAAAAGTCGGAATTTGAAAGATGTGAGCTTGTTAAGGAAAAAACGGGCGTCTGCCTTGAGGGTCTTGAGGCAATAAACCCCGTAAACGGCAAAAAAATCCCGATTTGGATTTCGGACTATGTTCTCGTAACATACGGAACGGGCGCTATTATGGCTGTTCCGGCGCACGACGAGCGTGACTGGGAGTTTGCGAAAAAATTCGGTCTGCCCATTATCGAGGTTGTTTCGGGCGGTGAGGACGTTCAGAAAGCGGCGTTTACCGACGTTGCGGACGGCGTTTTGGTTAACTCCGGATTTTTGACGGGAAAACGCGTTAAAGACGCTATTTCCGCTATGATAGATTACCTTGAAGAAAAAGGGATAGGAAAGCGCAA
The window above is part of the Qingrenia yutianensis genome. Proteins encoded here:
- a CDS encoding ribosomal-processing cysteine protease Prp, with amino-acid sequence MTNIKIYRDKNKNIVKAEFDGHALFSNENDIVCAALSAVSYLTANGIENVAKVNIGYETGDGYLYFVLPRDIDEDKRKKANVLLESMYLFLTDLQKQYSDCISISDLEV
- the rplU gene encoding 50S ribosomal protein L21 is translated as MYAVILTGGKQYKVSEGDVVFIEKLEANEGDTVKFDKVLCVSGDNTVIGTPVVEGASVDATVVKNGKAKKIIVFKYKPKKGSKTKQGHRQPYTKVKIEKINA
- the rpmA gene encoding 50S ribosomal protein L27; the protein is MFKLNLELFAHKKGVGSTKNGRDSESKRLGVKRGDGQFVLSGNILVRQRGTKIHPGINVKKGSDDTLFAVVDGKVKFERVGKDKKQVSVYEIAE
- the trhA gene encoding PAQR family membrane homeostasis protein TrhA, which encodes MQTRVNNQTLGEEIANAISHGIGELLSIAGAAVAIVYACFVSDAIGIVSASIYGFSLILLYAVSTIYHSLANNRAKAVFRVLDHCSIFVLILGTDTPVYLSLIRGALGWTLFGITAFLTALGIVLNSINIKKFTKISMVLYVLMGWLVVIAFGKMLKIVPSEGIALLVSGGICYTIGIIFYKMKKTRFMHSVWHLFVLGGSVLHYFFVLFYALPIK
- the obgE gene encoding GTPase ObgE, with protein sequence MLADTATIYIEAGNGGNGLVSFHREKYVAAGGPDGGDGGNGGDVILEVDDKVSTLADFRYRKQYKAQNGGDGKAARCSGKNGEDLVVTVPIGTLVKDANTDRIIADLNKLGQRMIIAKGGSGGWGNSHFATPTRQIPRFAKSGTDGEKREIKLELKLLADVGLVGFPNVGKSTLLSVVSDARPKIANYHFTTLEPNLGVVDLGAGNSFVMADIPGIIEGASEGIGLGHEFLKHVERTRLLIHVVDASGIEGRNPIEDFDKINDEIKKYNPKLAEKKQIVAANKKDIVFDESIYSGFCDEMKKRGYEVFEISAATKLNVDKLLKYTSGLLDTIPMPILAEDDSDEEKIIKFEEDEPFTVRRENDTFIVEGEWVKRLIGSTNFADNESLQYFQRSLRKKGVIKALEAKGINEGNPVKIYDIEFDYVR
- the yqeK gene encoding bis(5'-nucleosyl)-tetraphosphatase (symmetrical) YqeK, translated to MDINSIRTKLQSMLLEKRFNHSLMVCETAKELARMYGADEKKAEIAGLLHDCAKNFSKDEMFSLCEKYAIKLDEVTKKQVGLIHAFLGAEVAKDLFGIDDDEIYDAIFYHTVGKPDMSLLTKIIYIADAIEPLRNYDGVEHLRELAHSDLDKALVYQIDITIKSVLKKGSLLHLNTVDTRNYYLSR
- the yhbY gene encoding ribosome assembly RNA-binding protein YhbY; protein product: MITSKQRAYLRGLANKITPIFQIGKGGINENMLKQVDDALEKRELIKFHVLENSLMDTREACGEIADALGAEPVIVIGSKFVLYRESKDYKEIILPR
- the nadD gene encoding nicotinate-nucleotide adenylyltransferase, whose protein sequence is MAEKIGIMGGTFDPVHIGHMVMASFAADEFCLDRVIFVPNGNPPHKKAFGDKMYRFDMTCLAVSGDKRFSVSDFEISKKGYSYAVDTVSHFAENGDKIYFIIGADSFYDLVSWYDFENLVKKCAFIAFDRKSSGGKNIKHENIVSDIENFNKKYGAEVYYAKMPFIDVSSTMIRQRVSEGKSIKYLTCESVEKYIYQHNLYSEKEE